In Galactobacillus timonensis, the genomic window GATGCCATGGATGTCATCCGGGAACTGAAGAGGCGGGGGTATCTGGTCGGCGTCGTCACCAACGGCTCTGCATCCGGACAGAATCATAAGCTTGAAAAGGCCGGTCTCAAGGAGATTCTTGACGACTGGGTCGTCAGCGGCGACATTGGCATCCATAAACCCGATCCCGCCATCTACCGTCTTGCGGCAGACCGCCTTCACGTTGCCTGCGACGAGTGCGTCTTCATTGGCGACCTCTGGCAGACGGATCTTTATGGTGCCTGTCTTGCGGGCATGAAGCCGGTATGGATGAATACCGAAGGCAGCCCCGTCCAGGAATATAAAAAAATACCGCAGATTCGTCGTCTGCGGGAATTGCTGGAACTGAACTTCTGAAGGGTTATTCAGCTTTCTTGGGCATGAATGTAAGGGACAGCTGAAGATCCATTCCCTCCGCCAGACGTGCCAGCGTTTTCAGAGAAGGATTGCCAATGCCGCGCTCAAGCTTACTGATGTCGCTTTGGGCAATGCCGGTCCGGCTGGAGAGTTCCTTCTGTGTCAAACCTGCCGTGCGGCGTGCTCTGAGAAGTTCCCGAATGATGTTGTCTATAATTCCTTTCGTCGATTCCTGTTGTTCTTTCAAGTTCATTTTTGTCTCACCGTTAGATCATAAATACCATAAAGTAAAATCTTTTAAGTACCAGATAAATCTATTTATTTATATCATATCCCAGTGAAAAATCAAGACAATTCGGGGTGCTTGCATGGTCTTCCACAAAGAACGTGAAGTGAAAAATTAAATTCCACTTCAGGGAGTGCTAAGTGGAAGTATGTCTTTCACTAACTTCCAGTTGAATTTACTCTTTCATTCCTCTTGTATCATATTGGTAGGATCGGCGGCTTCTTCTTGAAAGGAGGTTCCTATATGGAAGCCGCCAAAAAACAGTCGCATCTTACGTTCGGTGATCGTCAGATCATTCAGAAAGGCATTGAGAACGGATCAAGCAAGAAAGCTATAGCGGATCTTCTCGGCAAGGATAAGTCTACAATCGGCAAAGAGATTGAGCGGCACAGAGAGCTTGCATACAAGTTCAAGCTGCCTCTGGAATGTGCCGCCTACCCTCACTGCAGATTCAACAGGATCTGTACAACTGACTGTACGGATTTTGTTCAAAAATCCTCATTTGCACCAAGGTGGTGGAAGAACGGGTTGCAGTTCTGATCCAGGGCTATAATGATCGTGTCCTGGAAAGGGGACAGATCAGGAAGTCTCCAGGAGTTGATTAGCGCTGACTTGGCGGTTTCGTTAGTCAACTCCTGGAAACTTCAAACCGCCAAACAAATGAATAATCTCAAGAAGAACCGTCACTTCTGGGGACGGTCTTTGAGAAAGCTTGAATGGGACAAGTACCATGACATTTCAGATTCTCAAAAGCTCATTTCCCATACCATTCACGAATGGTATGATGCCAAACACCCAGAGTTTTCGGCAGATGAAATCAAATTTCTGAATAACAGAAATATTGAATCCTGCCCGCATTGCGGCAGCACGAATTTCATCAAGTATGGTTTTTATAAGAATGGCATGCGCTGTTACCTCTGCCATGATTGCGGGCATAAGTTTTCACCTATTACCAACACAATATTTGATGATCGGAAGATTCCAATCTCCGAATGGATTGAATATCTTCTGTATCTGTTTGAATTTCATTCTGTTAATTCATCTGCCAGGGATAATCGAAACGCCGAAAGCACAGGCAGATACTGGCTGAAAAAGGTATTTTTTGTTCTGAATGGAATTCAGGATAACATTGTGCTCAAAGGGAAAATATACCTTGATGAAATGTTCTTCCCTGTCATAAAGAGAAGAACGATTACGAAAGACGGAAAGAAACTTCGCGGCATATCAAAGAATAAGATTTGTGTTGTCGCAGCACACGACGGGCACGGGACAAACCTCATCATAGTTGAACATGTCTCCAAGCCCTCCCGCAAAAGCACATGGGCGGCGCTCGGGAATCATATACAGCCAGGCTCTGAACTGATTCATGATGGTGACAATTCTCATTCTGTTCTGATCGAGAAACTGGGTCTGTCAGAAGAGATCCATCTCACAAAAGAAACGAAGGGATTGCCTGACGAAAAGAATCCGTTAGACAAGATCAACAACCTTCATGCTCTGGTAAAGCAATACATGCGCATGCATGGAGGATACAACAGAGAAGATCTACAAGACTGGATGAATTTGATCTGGTTCATCCTTTCCAAGCCGGACAACAGGTATGAAAAGATCGACTTATTTCTCAACATGGCGCTAAACGCACCAGGAAAAGTGCGATATCGGGACCGGATGGCTAAAAATGTCAATAAATAAGCATATGAATACCACCCTGGTGCAAATGAGGATTTTTGTTCAATTTACCTGTGCGAGAAGAGACCGCTCTCCCGGGGCTTGCAACGGCTGCGGGAAGTATAGCAGCTGCCGGTTTAACAAGTTCAAATACTATGCCGATCATGCCCACTCTGCTTACCGGGATACTCTCGTGGAATCTCGTTCAGGAGTTAACGCTACAGTCAGTACGATAAGGAAACTTGGTGAACTGATTAAACCCCTGCTTGAGAAAGGACAGTCCGTCTACGCCATTCTGGAAGCACATCCGGAGATTGGCCTGAGCGAAAAGACCGTTTACACCTATATCGAAACCGGTGTGTTTAGAGAAGCCGGCATTACCATCAACTGCCTGGACCTGAAGAAGCAGGTTCGCAGATCACCGCCCAAAAAGCTGAAGTTTAAGCCTCGTCGGGACCTTTCCTATACCAAAGGCCGGACCAGTAAGGAATACGACGAATACATGGCCGCAAACCCCAATGCCAGAGTCGTACAAATGGACACTGTATATAACGATTCCACGAATGGTCCCTTTATTCAGACATTCAAGTTCCTCCGGTACGATCTTCTGCTCTGCCTGTATCATGAAGAGAAAACCGCACTTGATATGCTTGCAGGCATCAATCTCCTTGATGAGATTCTCGGGCATGACTTGTTCAACAGGGAAGTAGAAGTCATTAAGACAGACAGAGGCTCAGAATTTACATGTGCGGACCAGGCCGAAGTCAGATCCGATGGAACACGCAGGACAAGGATGTTCTTCTGTGATCCGATGGCTTCATGGCAGAAAGGATCGATCGAAAACGTTCATCTCCTTCTTCGGGAAATCTGTCCCAAAGGCTGCGATCTTAAGGCAATCGGTCTCATTGACCAGCATGCATGCAATATCATCTCTGAAAACATCAACTCGTACCCAAAAGAAAAGCTGAACGGCAAGTCATCCTTTCAGCTTCTTGAATTTCTCAGCCACCCAACGGCAAAGAAATTCTATGAATTCGGGCTCCATAACATTTCAAATTCGGATGAAGTGATTCTGAAGCCATACGTTCTAAAGAAACGATAATCCAGCGAAAGCCGTCGATCCGCAAGTTGAAATAACCCTTTCACGGCAATGAACTGCTAAAAGTTCATTGACTTTCAACGCGTCTCTTTAGATCTCTTGATACTTTTATTCTGAGGTCCACAAGGCAGAAACGCAAGCAAAAAGCGATGACCGAGAGCGAAATTATGCCCTGTTCATCGCTTCTGTACGACTTATTTCCACTTGCTTTCTAAAGTGGAATTTAACTTTTCACTTGAGCCTTCCACAAAGAATAAAAGAAAAATTTTCATGGAATGTAACAAATTCCATCATGCCCGTCTTTTCGCCTTTATAAAAGGAAGAGAAGCAGGCATGCTATAATCATGCCGATGAGCCAGAATGTACACACGGTAAAAATCAAACGGAACAGCTTTTTGGATACTCTGTCCATTGTTGCAGGTACATTTCTTCTCTGCCTCTCGGTAGAGATGTTCCTGCTCCCGTACAATATTCTTTCAGGCGGTGTCGCCGGCATCAGTGTCGTCCTCTATCCTTTGACGCATATTGATACAACCATGATGGCCAACACCCTGACGATCATTCTGCTGTTTGTCGGCCGGATTTTTCTTGGCCGCGACTTTTTTCTGAAAACGGTTTTGTCCTCATTTCTCTATCCGGTCTTCAACATTTTGCTGCAGCGGATCGTTCCCGTTCCCGAAGTATCCATGACCCTGGCATCGTTCTATGGCGGCTTACTTGGCGGAGCGGGCGTCGGCCTGGTCATGCGGACCGGTGCCTCAACCGGCGGAATGGATGTTCCACCGCTGGTTATCCACCGCTATACCGATATTCCGGTCAGTACGCTTGTCTTTCTGTTTGACGGTCTGACCGTTCTGCTGGGCTGCTTCATCTATAGTCTGGAAGCTGTTCTGATCGGGTTGATCTCGGTCATGGCAAGTTCCGTGGCTCTCAATAAGATTTTGACGATGGGATCGGGCGCCGATGCGCGGCAGGTACAGATCATTTCGGAAAAGTGGGATGCCATTACCAATGTCATTACGCGTGACCTCAACCGCAGTTCCACAATCCTCGACGGGGTCGGAGGCTATACGCGGGAAGAGCGCAAAGTCGTCATGGTGATTGTATCAAAGACGGAGTATTATCAATTGATCGCTACTGTGAAGCAGCTGGATCCGATGGCATTCATTATTACCAGCGAAGTCGCCGATATGCAGGGCGAAGGCTGGACCTATACACTGATTTAACAGAAGCTGCAGGAGGAACCATGCATGATTGAATGCACCCACGTATTTAAAAAGTACAAGAACGGTGTCAATGCGCTTTACGACATCAATATGAATATCGCCCAGGGCGAATTCGTCTACATTATCGGTCCCACGGGATCGGGCAAGTCGACGCTGATCAAGCTGCTCGACGGAGAAGAGATCCCGACCAAGGGCAAGGTGAATGTCGTCGGCATCAATGTCGGCAAACTGCGCCACTCCAAGGTTCCCATTTACCGCCGCAACATCGGCGTCGTCTTTCAGGATTTCCGGCTTCTGCCGACCAAGACGGTGTTCGAGAACATTTCCTATGCCCTCGAAGTGATCGGGATGCGCAAGGATCTGATCCGCCGCCGCGTACGTGAAGTCATGAACCTCGTCGGTCTCGACGATAAGGGCAGCTCGTTCCCCAATCAGCTTTCGGGCGGCCAGCAGCAGCGTGTCGCCATTGCCAGAGCCATTGCCAACCGGCCCAAGGTGCTGATCGCCGATGAGCCTACCGGCAACCTGGATCCGCAGATGTCGGATGAAATCATGGCACTGCTTGAGAAGATCAATGAAGAATACGGTACGACGATCCTCATGGTTACCCATGACATGACCATCGTCAACAAGCACCGGAAGCGTACCATCGTGCTGGAGCACGGACATATTACGGCAGATCTTGCCCAGGGAGGTTATGCGCAGCATGAGTAGCTTTTTCAGACCCCTGAAGGAGGGATTCCACGGCGTCTTCCGCCATGGTGCAATGAGTTTTTCCGCCGCCGTCACGGTGACGATCGCTCTTTCCATCGTTTCCATCTTCCTGATGTTCACCTTCAACATGCAGCAGTTTACGGAAGGCCTGGAACAGTCGGTGCAGATTGCGGTCATGGTCGACTACAACTATGAGTCGGCGGAGCAGGAGGATGCCATTCAGATGGCGATCTCCGAGATCCCCGGCGTCACGAGCATTACCTACCATACGAAGAAGGAAGAGTTCAACTACCTCCTCGATCTGTTCGATGAAAATACCCGGAAGCTGTACGAGACGATGGATTCGGACAACCCGATGCACGATGCTTTCTATGTCGAGATCTCGGACGGCTCGCAGCTGGAAAGCGTCGCCGATCAGATTTCGCAGATTGAAGGCGTCAAGTCCGTCAACTTCGGCGGCAGCTCGGCAACGACGCTGGTACGTGTTCTGCGTACCATCCGCTATGGCGGCGCGGTACTTGCGATTGCGCTGTCATTGCTGGCGGTGGCCCTTATTTCCAATACGATCAAGCTAACGATTTCGGCCCGTGCCGATGAGATCGCGATCATGCGCAATGTCGGCGCAAAGAACAGCTTCATCCGCTCCCCGTTCCTTGTGGAGGGCGTCATTATCGGAGCTATGGGTTCAATCATTCCGATGCTTGGAACCTATTTCGGCTACCGCTATCTGTATCAGTTTACGGGCGGCTATGTGATTTCGCAGATGTTTTCGCTGCTGAATCCGGTGCCCTTTGTGCGTCAGATCAATGTAGCCCTGCTGCTGATCGGTATGGCGGTCGGCTTCCTTGGCTCGTTCTTCTCAGTGACACGCTACCTGCGCTGGAAGCGCTGATGGCCGGAGGATATTGAAGATGAATCTATGGAAAAGAAGCGCAGAAGGAATACTGGCTGGAGTGCTTCTTTTCAGTATGTCAGCTCCGGTCCATGCCGAGGGCGAAGACTTTTCCGATACGAGCTACTGGATGAATCTATGCACCGGCGGCAGCGACCTTTCGCCGGACGACAAGACGTCGTGCCGCGAATTTCTGCAGTATCAGTCGGAGAGCTCCACGTCGCTGCAGAATCAGGTGAGCCAGCTGGAAGATGACATCGCCCAGGCTTCCGAGGATATTGAAGCCTATGCGGCCAAGGCTCAGTACTATCAGGAACAGGCCGCGACGCTCAACGACGACATCGCGGATCTCAATGGTCAGATCGCAGTCAAGGAGAAGCAGATCGAGGCGCTGCAGGCCGATATTGACAAGAATCAGGCGGAAGTTGATGCCGGCGAAGAGAAGATGAAGCAGCGGCTGGAAACGATCCAGCAGACGATGCGTCTCAATCAGTATTTTGACATTCTGATGGGTGCGCGTACCTTTGAGCAGCTGATCCGTCTGATCAACGGTCTCAATGACATCACGGAACATGACAATACGGTCATGGAACAATTGTCCGATCAGATTACCCAGCTCAACAGTGACAAGGCCGAACTGGAGACGCAGAAGGCGTCGCTGGATGCGGACCGTCAGGAACTGGTGGATAAGCAGAATGAACTGCTGGCCTACATGGTGCAGGCGCAGCAGGCGGAGACGGCGATGGAGCAGCAGCTCTCCCTCCTGCAGGAGCAGCGGACGCAGACGCTTGCCAACATTTCCCAGATTCAGGAACAGATGAGCCAGCTGCAGAATGCCCTGAATTCAGTAGCTGCTTCGGCGGGCTGGACCTATCCGATTCCCGGCGCCCATATCAATGCCTATGCGCATACGTGGCACTACGCTTCGGGGGGCATTCATCTGGGTGCAGACTTCGTGGCACCGTTGGGAACGACGGTCGTGGCTCCGGCCAATGGCGTTGTGCTGGCTTCGGCGGATGGCTGTGATTATGGTTATCTTGGCAACGGCTGCGGCGTATCCAACGGCGGCGTCTGGGGCGGCGGCAACCAGATCTATATTCTCTGCGTTGTGAACGGTTCGCTGTACTGTGTGCTGTTTGCGCATCTTCTGAAGGGGACGCCGCTTGCTTCAGGAACGATCGTGACGGCGGGACAGGCGATTGCCCAGGTCGGCTCTTCGGGCAACAGTACCGGTCCTCACAGTCATGTGGAAGTATTCTATCTTGGCAGCGGATCGCTGTTCTCGACGTTCGGTACGACCTGGAACGGCAATCTTTCGTTCGGATGCGGCTGGCATACAAAAGGACTTTCCAATACCTGTGATAATACGGGCGGGAAGGCGCCGTGCCGTGTGCGGCCGGAAGATGTATTCGGAGGTTGAGCATGCCGGAAAAGAAGAAACAGAAGAAAAGCAGAGATTCTATCCGTCTTCCGCTGCTGGTGGCGATTGCGGCGGCGGTTGCGCTTGGCTGGTGTGTCGGATCGATCGTGCCGATCGGTCTGTTTGATCATCTGCGCGAGGATCTGAACGTTTCGACGACCGGATCTTCTTCGACCAAATACGAACAGGTGCTCGACATCATGACGAATGACTGGTTCTTCGCGGATCAGATCGACGATGTTCAGGATCGTCTGGTGGATCAGGCGCTCAGCGGCATGACGACCAATTCCGAAGATCCCCATACTGAATACATGACGAAACAGGAGATCACGGACTTTACGCAGATGATCAACCGTAATCTTGTCGGGATCGGTGTTGAGTTCCGCACGCTGGACAGCGGCATTCATATCATTACGCGTGTTCTTCCCGATTCGCCGGCGGAAAGGGCGGGCGTCGAGGTCAATGACATCATTCATGCGGTCGACGGCAAGGTGGTTGACGGATTGACCTCAACCGAGATTCAGGATCTGGTGCGTGGCGAAGAAGGTACGGATGTTACGATCGACTTCCTGCGCGATGGAAAGACCGTGACATTTACCATGACGCGGGCCGAAGTGTCGTCGACGACGAGCTATACGGTACGTGACGATGGCATCGGCTATCTGCATATTCTGCAGTTCGGCAATACGACGGCCAAGGAAGTACAGGATGCGCTGGATCATTTTCAGGATGCGGGTGTGACCAGAATTCTTATTGATCTGCGTGATAACGGCGGCGGCTATCTGGAGGCGCTGCAGGGGGTGGTTGACTGTTTTCTGGCGAAGGATCAGGTGTTCCTGGTACGTGAGTACAGCGATGGTACGAAACAGGAGATGAAGACCGATGGCGGGACGTATGAAGGTCTTGGCCCGATCGTTCTTCTTGTCAATGAGAATACGGCAAGTGCAGCCGAGGCATTTACGCTGGCGATGAAAGAGGGCCGCGACGATGTGACGATCGTTGGGACAACGACCTATGGCAAGGGTACGGTGCAGGTGACGAAGTATTTTGACGACGGTTCGGCGATCAAGTATACGAATTCGAAGTGGATGAGCCCGTCCGGCGTGTGGGTGAACAACACGGGCATTGCGCCGGATGTGGAAGTGAAGCTGCCGGACATTCTGACATCGACCTATACGGATTTCGGTGAGGATGAAAGCTATGCGCCGGATTCGGTATCGGACCGGGTTGCAGAGATGGAAAAGTGTCTGCAGTATCTTGGCTACGATGTGGATCGTACGGACGGCTATTTCAGTGATGCGGCGGAAGCGGCGCTGCTCCAGTTTGCCAGTGATCATGAGCTGGAGAGTGACGGTACGCTGAATCAGACGATGTACAATGCGCTTTTGACGGATGTGGTGTCGCTGTGGCTGAGTGATGAGACGCGGGATACGCAGCTGATGAAGGGCATTGAACTGCTCAATGGAAGTGAAGATACGGCTGCTGTGAGGCAGAGAAGTGCGAGGTGCTGAATGGATGCGAGTCACCCGTTTGAATTAGTTTCACCGTTTCATCCGACGGGAGATCAGCCGCAGGCGATTGATGCGCTGGTCGAGGGTCTTTCCCAAGGGAAGAAGGAACAGGTACTGGAGGGCGCGACCGGTACGGGCAAGACGTTTACGATGGCCAATGTAATTGCGCGCGTGCAGCGGCCGACGCTGGTGTTTTCCCATAACAAGACGCTGGCTGGTCAGCTGTATTCGGAGTTCAAGGAGCTGTTTCCCCATAATCGGGTGGAGTACTTCGTTTCCAACTTTGACTACTATCAGCCGGAAGCCTACATGCCCAAGACGGATCAGTATATTGAAAAGACGGCGGCGATCAATGAGGAGCTGGACATGTTCCGTGAGTCGGCGCTGAATTCGCTTCTGGAGCGGCGGGACACGATCGTGGTGGCTTCGGTTGCGTGCATCTATGCGGCCAGTGATCCGAAGCAGTACAAGGACATGTTCTTTACGATCCGGGTCGGGGAAGAAATTGAGCGCAATGCGCTGTTAAGAAAATTCATAGATCTGCAATACCGGCGCAATGACGTGGATCAGACGCGCGGTACGCTGCGTGTGCGTGGCGATGTGATTGAGGTGACGCCGAGCTATACCAACGAGTTCAATATCCGGATCGAAATGTTCGGCGATGAAGTGGATAGGATTACGGAAGTGGATCCGACGACGGGGAAGACGCTGCAGGGCTATCAGTTCTACAACATCTTTCCAGCCAGCGGCTATGCGCGCAGTAAGGAGTCGATGAACCGGGCCTGCGATGATATTGAAGCGGAGCTGGAACAGCGGCTGAAGTACTTTCATGACAACGGGAAGGAACTGGAGGCGGAGCGTCTGGAACAGCGGACGCGCTTTGATCTAGAAGCGTTAAGAGAAAACGGCTACTGTGCGGGCATTGAAAACTATTCGATGCACATTGATGGCCGTAAGCCGGGTCAGCGTCCGTGGAATCTGTTCGATTATTTTCCGAAGGATTTTCTGCTGTTTGTGGATGAGTCGCATGTGTCGCTGCCGCAGATCCGCGGCATGTACAACGGTGATCGTCAGCGCAAGGAGGTGCTGGTGAAGTACGGCTTCCGTCTTCCCAGTGCGCTTGACAACCGTCCGATGCGCTTTGAAGAGTTTGAGGGGATGCTGAATCAGGTCATCTACTGTTCGGCGACGCCGGGCGATTATGAGCTGGATCACGTGCATCATCAGGTGGTTGAGCAGATCATTCGTCCTACGGGGCTGCTGGATCCGAAGATTACCGTCAAGCCGACCCATGGGCAGGTGGATGATATCTGTGAGGCAATTGAGAAGCGGATCCAGCGCAATGAGCGGGTTCTCATTACGACGCTGACGGTACGGATGGCAGAAGATCTGACGGAGTATCTGAAGGAGCGTGGATTCAGGGTTTCCTATCTGCACCATGAGACGAAGACGCTGGAGCGTTCGCAGGTGATTCATGATCTGCGGGCGGGCAAGATCGATGTGATCGTGGGCATCAACCTGCTGCGTGAAGGTCTCGATATTCCGGAAGTGTCTCTGGTGTGCATTCTGGATGCGGACAAGGAAGGCTTCCTTCGTTCCGAGCGTTCCCTGGTACAGACGATCGGTCGTGCGGCGCGCAATGCGAACGGTGAAGTTTACATGTACGCGGATGTGATGACGGATTCGATGAAGGCTGCGATCTCGGAGACGAACCGTCGGCGCCGGATTCAGGAGGCGTACAATACGGAGCACGGCATCGTTCCGAAGACCATTTCGAAGCCGATTGAAGAGGCGATCCGTGGCAAGGAGACGCAGGCGATGGCCGCCAGGTACGTGGCCAAGAAGGCGAAGCTTTCGAAGAAGGATCGTGCGACGCTTTTGAACAATATGGAGGCTGAGATGAAGGAGGCTGCTAAGCAGCTGGACTTCGAAAGAGCTGCGGAACTCAGGGATATGCTGTTTGAGCTGCGCGCGGAAGACTAATATCACTTATAAATGGGAAATTTCCGATTTATAATGTAAAAAAGAAGTGGCAGTGACAGGGGGAATGAATGGAAGACGGGAAGAAAGTGGTTCATGCGTACTGGATTCATCATACGAAGCAGGATCCAGCTTCTGTTTCAGGGTTACTCTATCTGCCGGAATGTGATTGTTCTAACTGTCATGGGACGGTAGGTGTTGAGAAACCGGTCTGTCCGTTCTGCGGTGCGATCATGGATGGTGAGGCACAGGGCGATACGGAAGGCGTAGAGGTTGAATCGGTCGGTGAAGGGGAGAACTGATCCCCGGATCCCAGGATTCGCTGAACAGGAATCGGGCAGCCGTGAGGCTGCCTTTTGCGTTACAATAGGCGTCATATACAGATTGAAGGAGAGAACATTATGGATACGCTGCAGCTGCTGAAGGCTCTGGAACAGAATCCGCGTATTTCGACGGCGGATCTGGCGGATGTGTTGAACGCATCCGTGGAACAGGTGGAGGCCGAGAAGGATCATCTTGAGAAGACGCATGTGATCTGCGGCTATCATACGGTGATCAACTGGGACAGGACGAATACGGACCGGGTCAGTGCCATCATCGAAGTCAGCGGGAAGCCGGAGCGGGATGTCGGCTACGATAAGATTGCGCAGCGCATTGCGCGTTTTGATGAAGTTACGTCGCTGTATCTGATGAGTGGGAACAGTGAATTCATGGTGTTCGTTGAAGGTCAGACGATGCGTGAGATTGCGGACTTCGTGGGTCAGAAGCTGGCGCCGATTGACGGTGTCACTTCGACAGTGACGTGCTTTCTGCTGAAGAAGTACAAGGTGGAAGGCGTAATGATGGAGTCGGAGGAGCTGAAGGATGAGCGTCAGCTGATAACGGCATGAGTGATCTTCTGAGTAAATATGCACAGAGTCTGGAGCCTTCGCTGCTCTGGAAGTTCTTTGATCTGGCGCGCAGTACGCCGGATGTTGTTTCACTTTCGGTTGGTGAGCCGGACTTCCCGACGCCATGGCACATCCGCGAGGAAGGCATCTATGCGCTGGAGAAGGGTAGAACCTACTATCCGCCGACGC contains:
- a CDS encoding HAD family hydrolase, whose translation is MTVRAYLFDLDDTLGNRRVYAYKTYARRLDDLYPDLDPLMREVILQHCMILDQHGDVNKGYVRDGILKKWKIDLGADFNDWWESVLWQQMVLFDDAMDVIRELKRRGYLVGVVTNGSASGQNHKLEKAGLKEILDDWVVSGDIGIHKPDPAIYRLAADRLHVACDECVFIGDLWQTDLYGACLAGMKPVWMNTEGSPVQEYKKIPQIRRLRELLELNF
- a CDS encoding helix-turn-helix domain-containing protein, coding for MNLKEQQESTKGIIDNIIRELLRARRTAGLTQKELSSRTGIAQSDISKLERGIGNPSLKTLARLAEGMDLQLSLTFMPKKAE
- a CDS encoding helix-turn-helix domain-containing protein gives rise to the protein MEAAKKQSHLTFGDRQIIQKGIENGSSKKAIADLLGKDKSTIGKEIERHRELAYKFKLPLECAAYPHCRFNRICTTDCTDFVQKSSFAPRWWKNGLQF
- a CDS encoding IS1/IS1595 family N-terminal zinc-binding domain-containing protein; the protein is MNNLKKNRHFWGRSLRKLEWDKYHDISDSQKLISHTIHEWYDAKHPEFSADEIKFLNNRNIESCPHCGSTNFIKYGFYKNGMRCYLCHDCGHKFSPITNTIFDDRKIPISEWIEYLLYLFEFHSVNSSARDNRNAESTGRYWLKKVFFVLNGIQDNIVLKGKIYLDEMFFPVIKRRTITKDGKKLRGISKNKICVVAAHDGHGTNLIIVEHVSKPSRKSTWAALGNHIQPGSELIHDGDNSHSVLIEKLGLSEEIHLTKETKGLPDEKNPLDKINNLHALVKQYMRMHGGYNREDLQDWMNLIWFILSKPDNRYEKIDLFLNMALNAPGKVRYRDRMAKNVNK
- a CDS encoding IS30 family transposase, translated to MRIFVQFTCARRDRSPGACNGCGKYSSCRFNKFKYYADHAHSAYRDTLVESRSGVNATVSTIRKLGELIKPLLEKGQSVYAILEAHPEIGLSEKTVYTYIETGVFREAGITINCLDLKKQVRRSPPKKLKFKPRRDLSYTKGRTSKEYDEYMAANPNARVVQMDTVYNDSTNGPFIQTFKFLRYDLLLCLYHEEKTALDMLAGINLLDEILGHDLFNREVEVIKTDRGSEFTCADQAEVRSDGTRRTRMFFCDPMASWQKGSIENVHLLLREICPKGCDLKAIGLIDQHACNIISENINSYPKEKLNGKSSFQLLEFLSHPTAKKFYEFGLHNISNSDEVILKPYVLKKR
- a CDS encoding YitT family protein; this encodes MSQNVHTVKIKRNSFLDTLSIVAGTFLLCLSVEMFLLPYNILSGGVAGISVVLYPLTHIDTTMMANTLTIILLFVGRIFLGRDFFLKTVLSSFLYPVFNILLQRIVPVPEVSMTLASFYGGLLGGAGVGLVMRTGASTGGMDVPPLVIHRYTDIPVSTLVFLFDGLTVLLGCFIYSLEAVLIGLISVMASSVALNKILTMGSGADARQVQIISEKWDAITNVITRDLNRSSTILDGVGGYTREERKVVMVIVSKTEYYQLIATVKQLDPMAFIITSEVADMQGEGWTYTLI
- the ftsE gene encoding cell division ATP-binding protein FtsE, producing the protein MIECTHVFKKYKNGVNALYDINMNIAQGEFVYIIGPTGSGKSTLIKLLDGEEIPTKGKVNVVGINVGKLRHSKVPIYRRNIGVVFQDFRLLPTKTVFENISYALEVIGMRKDLIRRRVREVMNLVGLDDKGSSFPNQLSGGQQQRVAIARAIANRPKVLIADEPTGNLDPQMSDEIMALLEKINEEYGTTILMVTHDMTIVNKHRKRTIVLEHGHITADLAQGGYAQHE
- the ftsX gene encoding permease-like cell division protein FtsX; this encodes MSSFFRPLKEGFHGVFRHGAMSFSAAVTVTIALSIVSIFLMFTFNMQQFTEGLEQSVQIAVMVDYNYESAEQEDAIQMAISEIPGVTSITYHTKKEEFNYLLDLFDENTRKLYETMDSDNPMHDAFYVEISDGSQLESVADQISQIEGVKSVNFGGSSATTLVRVLRTIRYGGAVLAIALSLLAVALISNTIKLTISARADEIAIMRNVGAKNSFIRSPFLVEGVIIGAMGSIIPMLGTYFGYRYLYQFTGGYVISQMFSLLNPVPFVRQINVALLLIGMAVGFLGSFFSVTRYLRWKR
- a CDS encoding murein hydrolase activator EnvC family protein; protein product: MNLWKRSAEGILAGVLLFSMSAPVHAEGEDFSDTSYWMNLCTGGSDLSPDDKTSCREFLQYQSESSTSLQNQVSQLEDDIAQASEDIEAYAAKAQYYQEQAATLNDDIADLNGQIAVKEKQIEALQADIDKNQAEVDAGEEKMKQRLETIQQTMRLNQYFDILMGARTFEQLIRLINGLNDITEHDNTVMEQLSDQITQLNSDKAELETQKASLDADRQELVDKQNELLAYMVQAQQAETAMEQQLSLLQEQRTQTLANISQIQEQMSQLQNALNSVAASAGWTYPIPGAHINAYAHTWHYASGGIHLGADFVAPLGTTVVAPANGVVLASADGCDYGYLGNGCGVSNGGVWGGGNQIYILCVVNGSLYCVLFAHLLKGTPLASGTIVTAGQAIAQVGSSGNSTGPHSHVEVFYLGSGSLFSTFGTTWNGNLSFGCGWHTKGLSNTCDNTGGKAPCRVRPEDVFGG
- a CDS encoding S41 family peptidase, with the protein product MPEKKKQKKSRDSIRLPLLVAIAAAVALGWCVGSIVPIGLFDHLREDLNVSTTGSSSTKYEQVLDIMTNDWFFADQIDDVQDRLVDQALSGMTTNSEDPHTEYMTKQEITDFTQMINRNLVGIGVEFRTLDSGIHIITRVLPDSPAERAGVEVNDIIHAVDGKVVDGLTSTEIQDLVRGEEGTDVTIDFLRDGKTVTFTMTRAEVSSTTSYTVRDDGIGYLHILQFGNTTAKEVQDALDHFQDAGVTRILIDLRDNGGGYLEALQGVVDCFLAKDQVFLVREYSDGTKQEMKTDGGTYEGLGPIVLLVNENTASAAEAFTLAMKEGRDDVTIVGTTTYGKGTVQVTKYFDDGSAIKYTNSKWMSPSGVWVNNTGIAPDVEVKLPDILTSTYTDFGEDESYAPDSVSDRVAEMEKCLQYLGYDVDRTDGYFSDAAEAALLQFASDHELESDGTLNQTMYNALLTDVVSLWLSDETRDTQLMKGIELLNGSEDTAAVRQRSARC